A window of Candidatus Xiphinematobacter sp. Idaho Grape contains these coding sequences:
- a CDS encoding glutaredoxin family protein, whose protein sequence is MKQKLQITAYLKPSCGWSNGVRAVLEKYALPYEEKDITISPQFRLEMEQRSKQSLSPCVVVNGHMLADISGEELEHYLLSSKLVEDAPHHTTSVPLNSPCCVAADGQKKRA, encoded by the coding sequence ATGAAACAGAAATTACAAATAACTGCATATCTAAAACCATCCTGTGGGTGGAGCAATGGAGTGCGTGCTGTTCTTGAGAAGTACGCACTTCCCTATGAAGAGAAAGACATAACCATTAGCCCTCAGTTCCGCTTGGAAATGGAACAGAGAAGCAAACAGTCCCTCTCCCCTTGTGTGGTAGTAAATGGTCATATGCTAGCAGATATTAGCGGAGAAGAGCTGGAGCATTATTTGCTCTCCAGCAAACTAGTAGAGGACGCCCCACATCACACAACAAGCGTCCCCCTAAACTCCCCTTGTTGTGTTGCCGCTGATGGGCAAAAAAAACGGGCATGA
- a CDS encoding 30S ribosomal protein S1: protein MAEQAELQELIARSVKNYREGSIIKGFILEVRPREFLVDIGYKSEGIIPAAEFDNPTEVEVGDEVEVLLERLENEEGMCILSKEKAAQRQNWEKIVSVFQREGLVQGKVKGIVKGGLVVNVGVEAFLPASQIDITPPRDLQQFIGNVYNFKIVKINEDRKNVVLSRREIIEKERSEKRSRFLSSVQIGDIVHGVIKNITDFGAFIDLDGIDGLLHVTDISWVRVDHPSAMLRVGQSVRVVVLDVNKEKERVSLGLKQTQDNPWERIEERFPTGQVVSGTVTNLMPYGAFVQVEEGVEGLIHVSELSWTERIARPSDVLNLGQQVQAVVLGVNKEEQKISLGIRQLTPNPWDEIEQRYIIGKKVSGKVRNMTAYGAFVELEDGIDGMVHISDLSWTRKINHPSEILQKGQKMEAIVIDIDKSNQRISLGYKHLEEDPWKEMDKRFHLGDLVHGTVTKIASFGAFVELEGGIDGLVHISQISESHVEKVKEFLKIGDKVEARVIKVDRSERRIGLSIKAASYSKEDLRREGEAFGGLRPGEDMVGLAQAFQAAEEEYRPSDSKKKNS from the coding sequence ATGGCCGAACAGGCAGAATTACAGGAATTAATAGCTAGGTCCGTCAAAAATTATAGAGAGGGAAGTATTATCAAAGGATTCATACTAGAGGTTCGTCCAAGGGAGTTTTTGGTGGATATTGGATACAAGTCGGAGGGTATCATCCCCGCCGCAGAGTTTGATAACCCAACGGAGGTGGAAGTTGGAGACGAGGTCGAGGTCTTGCTTGAGCGGCTAGAGAATGAGGAGGGAATGTGCATCCTCTCTAAAGAAAAGGCCGCCCAGCGCCAGAATTGGGAAAAAATCGTCTCCGTCTTCCAAAGGGAAGGCCTCGTCCAGGGAAAAGTTAAGGGAATCGTCAAGGGGGGCCTTGTGGTAAACGTAGGTGTAGAAGCCTTCTTACCTGCCTCACAGATTGACATTACTCCTCCTCGGGATCTGCAGCAATTTATCGGCAACGTCTACAACTTTAAGATCGTAAAAATCAATGAAGACCGTAAGAACGTGGTTCTAAGCCGTCGCGAAATCATTGAGAAGGAACGCTCCGAAAAGCGCTCCAGATTTCTAAGTTCGGTCCAGATTGGGGATATAGTCCATGGTGTCATCAAGAACATCACCGATTTTGGTGCGTTTATCGATTTGGATGGCATTGATGGCCTCCTCCACGTTACCGATATCTCCTGGGTCCGAGTGGACCATCCTAGTGCCATGCTCAGGGTAGGACAGTCTGTGAGGGTAGTTGTCCTGGACGTCAACAAGGAAAAAGAGCGTGTCTCCCTCGGCCTCAAGCAGACACAAGATAACCCTTGGGAGAGGATTGAGGAGCGCTTCCCCACTGGACAGGTCGTTAGTGGCACTGTCACTAACTTGATGCCCTACGGGGCCTTCGTGCAAGTTGAGGAAGGGGTAGAAGGGTTAATCCACGTTTCTGAACTATCTTGGACCGAGCGTATTGCGCGGCCTTCAGACGTTCTCAATCTGGGACAGCAAGTTCAAGCAGTTGTATTAGGTGTAAACAAAGAGGAGCAGAAGATTTCCTTGGGGATACGCCAGTTGACACCCAATCCATGGGATGAGATTGAGCAGCGTTATATCATTGGTAAGAAAGTATCTGGAAAGGTTCGCAATATGACTGCCTATGGGGCTTTTGTTGAATTGGAAGATGGAATTGATGGTATGGTGCACATTTCAGACTTAAGTTGGACGCGAAAAATCAACCATCCCAGTGAGATCTTGCAGAAAGGACAGAAAATGGAGGCTATTGTCATTGATATTGACAAGTCGAACCAGCGTATCAGCCTTGGCTATAAACACCTCGAGGAGGATCCGTGGAAAGAAATGGATAAGCGCTTTCATCTTGGTGACCTTGTCCACGGAACTGTCACTAAAATCGCTAGTTTTGGCGCCTTTGTAGAACTAGAGGGTGGTATTGATGGACTAGTTCACATCTCCCAAATTAGCGAGAGTCATGTGGAAAAGGTAAAGGAGTTCCTTAAGATTGGGGACAAAGTGGAGGCTCGCGTCATCAAGGTGGATAGAAGTGAACGACGCATTGGCCTTTCAATTAAGGCAGCCAGTTACAGTAAGGAAGACTTACGGCGCGAAGGCGAAGCTTTCGGCGGCCTACGCCCTGGTGAAGACATGGTGGGCTTAGCCCAAGCTTTTCAGGCGGCGGAAGAAGAGTATCGTCCCAGTGATTCCAAGAAGAAAAATAGCTAA
- the zwf gene encoding glucose-6-phosphate dehydrogenase → MPSQPCTLIIFGATGDLTHRKLIPALYNLWIDGNLSSALTILGFARREKTNEQFRSELKETAEEFSRQKIDGTRWEHFASSIYYCRGAFGATEQYTSLAKTLDALDTQRGTCGNRLFYLAAAPEQFETILENLRQSELSTTRANSWTRIVIEKPFGTDLLSAQRLNSLVEGVCPEHSTYRIDHYLGKETAQNIMVLRFANALFEAVWNARYIHHVQITASETIGVEGRAGYYEQAGALRDIVQNHLLQLLCLIAMEPPIDLGADSIRDEKVKVLRSLRPIVGNEVPLYVVRAQYMAGTINGREVLAYREERGVHPQSFTETFVALHVNIDNWRWAGVPFFIRVGKRLPKRRTEIAVHFKSVPHILFKKAIQEVEENVLAICIQPDEGVFLQVSAKLPGSTVRIQPVKMNFHYGTSFGRATPEAYERLLLDAINGDASLFARRDEVEEAWRFVDGIRSHWNTSSTKDVAFYPAGSWGSSEADRLTEVCGAKWRRL, encoded by the coding sequence ATGCCATCACAGCCTTGCACTCTAATCATCTTCGGGGCCACTGGTGATCTCACACACCGCAAACTTATTCCAGCACTCTATAACCTCTGGATAGATGGCAATTTATCCTCGGCTCTAACTATACTAGGGTTTGCAAGGAGAGAAAAAACCAACGAACAGTTCCGTTCCGAGCTGAAAGAAACGGCAGAGGAATTTTCCCGCCAGAAGATTGATGGAACACGTTGGGAACACTTCGCCTCCTCGATTTACTATTGCAGGGGAGCATTTGGGGCAACAGAGCAATATACTTCTCTTGCCAAGACTCTAGATGCACTGGATACACAACGAGGGACATGTGGCAACCGTCTCTTTTATCTGGCAGCAGCTCCTGAGCAATTTGAAACAATCCTGGAGAATCTTAGGCAGAGCGAATTGAGTACAACTCGTGCAAATAGCTGGACACGTATCGTTATAGAGAAGCCGTTTGGAACGGACCTTTTGAGTGCTCAGCGCTTAAACTCGCTAGTTGAGGGAGTTTGTCCAGAGCATAGTACTTATCGCATTGATCATTATCTTGGAAAGGAAACTGCTCAGAATATTATGGTCCTACGCTTTGCAAATGCCTTGTTTGAAGCAGTATGGAACGCTCGCTATATTCACCATGTGCAAATTACAGCAAGTGAAACTATTGGTGTGGAAGGCCGCGCAGGTTACTATGAGCAGGCAGGCGCTCTGCGAGACATAGTACAAAATCATCTGCTACAGCTTCTCTGTCTCATCGCAATGGAACCGCCAATTGATCTGGGAGCTGATAGTATTCGTGATGAAAAAGTCAAAGTATTACGCTCCCTACGTCCTATCGTAGGGAATGAGGTACCTCTCTACGTGGTGCGAGCCCAATATATGGCCGGTACTATTAATGGTCGGGAGGTACTTGCCTACCGTGAAGAACGTGGTGTGCATCCGCAGTCTTTTACAGAAACCTTTGTGGCTCTCCACGTAAATATTGACAATTGGCGCTGGGCTGGAGTCCCATTCTTTATCCGAGTTGGTAAGCGTCTTCCCAAACGGAGAACGGAAATTGCCGTCCATTTTAAGAGTGTCCCACATATCCTCTTTAAGAAGGCTATCCAAGAGGTAGAAGAGAATGTCTTAGCCATTTGTATTCAACCTGACGAAGGTGTATTCCTTCAGGTGAGTGCCAAACTTCCAGGTTCTACTGTACGTATCCAACCGGTTAAGATGAATTTTCATTATGGTACCTCCTTTGGAAGGGCTACCCCAGAAGCCTATGAACGACTTCTGTTGGATGCTATAAACGGCGATGCATCACTCTTTGCCCGCCGCGATGAAGTAGAAGAAGCCTGGAGATTTGTGGATGGCATCCGCTCCCATTGGAATACCTCCTCCACGAAGGACGTCGCCTTTTATCCAGCGGGAAGCTGGGGTTCTTCGGAGGCAGATCGTCTCACTGAGGTATGCGGTGCAAAATGGAGGCGTTTGTAA
- a CDS encoding methylated-DNA--[protein]-cysteine S-methyltransferase translates to MSNISCFPSASRAIRVSTLLGEMLLAADDRALVYASFLDTFPHGLPPISNLGEHSSSFFQEVSYQIDNYLHGRQRRFTIPVRPQGSYFSCKVWSALMKVPCGSWTTYGEIASDLGHPKAVRAVGAACRRNPIAIFIPCHRVLGRTRQLVGYTGGLHRKALLLRLEGIFYL, encoded by the coding sequence ATGAGTAACATAAGCTGCTTCCCTTCAGCAAGTAGGGCCATTCGTGTTTCCACTTTACTCGGAGAGATGCTATTGGCTGCAGACGACCGTGCATTGGTTTACGCCTCTTTTCTCGATACATTTCCCCATGGTTTACCTCCCATCTCAAACCTAGGGGAACACTCAAGCAGCTTCTTCCAAGAGGTTTCTTACCAAATTGACAATTATCTCCACGGTAGGCAAAGGAGATTTACGATTCCTGTCCGTCCCCAGGGGTCCTACTTCAGCTGCAAGGTATGGAGCGCACTGATGAAAGTTCCATGTGGTTCGTGGACAACTTACGGAGAAATAGCCAGTGACTTGGGTCACCCGAAAGCTGTTCGCGCTGTTGGTGCAGCTTGTCGAAGAAATCCAATTGCCATCTTTATTCCTTGTCATCGTGTCCTAGGTAGGACTCGACAACTCGTCGGTTACACCGGTGGCCTACATCGCAAGGCACTGCTCCTGCGTCTCGAGGGGATCTTTTATCTCTAA
- the rho gene encoding transcription termination factor Rho codes for MIEEKETADTKPRRKRAAHLRHPKKNAPTRAFPTSTMGPLPQSSALTASPGNTLTLTDKEGTTPSTAESPTQYHAEEYSGSSSVHVPSYAEGIIEVSGKGFGFLREARRNFAQSQNDVFVTPEVVRKHGLRDGMKIKGETRRGSRGLQLFRLIGIEGEVPGIVRNFPIFEELTTVNPKARIRLETIPERFTTRIMDLIAPIGRGQRGLIVAPPRTGKTTLLQHIAEAVVKNYPEMGLIILLVDERPEEVTEIRRTVPQAALMASSNDSDIKSHTRVAQLAIERAKRLVEMGKHVFVLMDSLTRIGRAFNNVQSGGGRTMSGGVDSRALEIPRKLFAAARNTEEAGSLTIMATALIDTGSRMDELIFQEFKGTGNMELVLDRKISDQRIYPAVDIFLSGTRREELLLPEQDLHKVNIIRRGLAGHKPIEAIERLLFFVQKYSSNAEMLHNIPG; via the coding sequence ATGATTGAAGAAAAAGAAACCGCTGATACAAAGCCTAGGCGCAAACGTGCGGCGCATTTGCGCCATCCAAAGAAAAACGCTCCCACTCGGGCCTTCCCTACTTCTACCATGGGCCCTCTCCCGCAGTCTTCTGCTCTAACTGCTTCCCCAGGAAACACACTCACTCTTACAGATAAGGAAGGTACAACCCCTTCTACTGCAGAGTCCCCGACGCAGTATCATGCTGAAGAATATTCAGGTTCTTCCTCCGTACATGTTCCTTCTTACGCAGAGGGAATTATAGAAGTATCAGGTAAGGGGTTCGGCTTTCTGAGGGAAGCGAGGCGGAATTTTGCACAATCCCAGAATGATGTCTTTGTTACTCCAGAGGTTGTGCGTAAACACGGTCTCCGAGACGGGATGAAAATTAAGGGCGAGACTCGCCGAGGTAGCCGTGGCCTCCAGCTTTTCAGACTTATCGGAATTGAGGGAGAGGTACCAGGTATTGTTCGAAACTTTCCCATCTTTGAAGAGCTAACAACAGTTAATCCAAAAGCCAGAATAAGACTTGAGACAATCCCAGAGCGTTTTACAACCCGCATCATGGACCTTATAGCGCCCATTGGGCGCGGACAGCGAGGTTTAATTGTGGCCCCCCCACGTACTGGAAAAACTACACTTCTTCAGCATATCGCAGAAGCAGTGGTAAAAAATTACCCGGAAATGGGGTTAATTATTCTCCTTGTGGACGAGCGCCCCGAGGAGGTGACAGAAATCCGTAGGACAGTCCCTCAGGCTGCACTCATGGCTAGTTCCAACGACAGTGACATTAAAAGCCACACCCGTGTTGCCCAGTTAGCCATCGAACGAGCCAAACGCCTTGTAGAGATGGGAAAGCATGTTTTTGTCCTTATGGATTCCCTGACCCGTATCGGGAGAGCGTTTAATAACGTACAAAGTGGAGGGGGGCGTACCATGTCTGGCGGAGTCGATTCTAGAGCACTGGAAATTCCCCGTAAACTTTTTGCAGCTGCCCGCAACACTGAGGAGGCTGGATCTCTCACCATCATGGCTACGGCTCTCATTGACACGGGCAGTCGCATGGACGAACTGATCTTCCAAGAATTCAAAGGAACTGGAAATATGGAACTCGTTTTAGACCGTAAAATCAGTGATCAGCGCATCTATCCAGCAGTAGACATTTTCCTCTCTGGCACTCGCCGCGAAGAGCTGCTTCTTCCGGAGCAAGACCTCCACAAGGTAAACATTATCCGCCGTGGTTTAGCTGGACACAAGCCAATTGAGGCCATTGAGAGGCTGCTATTTTTTGTCCAAAAATACTCTTCCAATGCAGAAATGTTGCATAATATTCCAGGATAG
- a CDS encoding YebC/PmpR family DNA-binding transcriptional regulator, whose amino-acid sequence MAGHSKWSKVKRLKGTLDAKRGKLFSKLSKEIMIAARLGGGNFLLNPRLRAAVQSARSKSMPNENIVRAIKRGERAASATVSSVEQVLYEGYGAGGVALIVEAATDNRNRTAAVLRSLFSKKQGVLGGPGSVSHLFLRKGQIFVSKSALQEERLLEAALQAGAEDLVYYDESFAVLTSPNQFHLVAESLRNFQVPIESQQLTFLPQRIVHISDLQTASYILQLCDVLENHDDVLHVHSNFDISEELLAKIHPN is encoded by the coding sequence ATGGCCGGCCACAGTAAATGGTCGAAAGTTAAGCGTTTGAAGGGGACCCTAGACGCGAAACGCGGCAAGCTCTTCTCTAAACTTTCAAAGGAAATCATGATTGCTGCCAGATTGGGCGGGGGAAACTTCCTATTGAATCCCCGACTCAGAGCTGCAGTTCAATCTGCACGATCTAAAAGTATGCCAAACGAAAACATTGTACGGGCCATCAAAAGGGGAGAACGAGCAGCATCCGCTACTGTTAGCAGTGTAGAACAAGTACTCTATGAGGGTTACGGTGCAGGAGGTGTTGCTCTCATTGTGGAGGCAGCCACTGATAATAGAAACCGAACTGCCGCTGTTTTACGCTCCTTGTTTTCCAAAAAACAAGGGGTTTTAGGTGGTCCTGGCAGCGTGTCTCATCTTTTCCTCCGAAAGGGACAAATCTTCGTCTCAAAAAGTGCTCTGCAAGAAGAGCGGCTTTTGGAAGCAGCGCTGCAGGCTGGGGCTGAAGACCTTGTCTATTACGACGAATCTTTTGCTGTCCTTACATCTCCTAACCAGTTCCACCTAGTTGCGGAATCCTTGAGGAATTTCCAAGTCCCGATTGAATCTCAGCAGCTAACCTTCCTTCCACAAAGAATCGTGCATATTAGTGATCTGCAAACAGCTTCTTACATTCTCCAGCTTTGCGATGTATTGGAAAACCATGATGATGTTCTGCACGTCCACTCTAATTTTGATATCTCAGAAGAGTTGCTCGCAAAAATCCACCCAAATTGA
- the aroB gene encoding 3-dehydroquinate synthase, translating to MLKIPISCSHASYDVLVGGGLLTHSGDLVAKILAPSRCAVVTDSNVARHYLQPVLASLKNVGFKPITLVVPSGERSKSFRQVYNLCHSMVVAGLDRKSVLFSLGGGVIGDLSGFAAAIFQRGIPLVQLPTTVTAQVDSSVGGKTGVNVAAGKNLIGAFHQPQLVIADPLTLNTLPNREYWEGFAEIVKHAIIQDMAMLKTLSPERPKDLSALIARNITVKSALIASDEGDKSGLRALLNFGHTIGHGIETAAGYGSLFHGEAISLGIIAALWLSKRFSGLLQSDLEYIARILQRLSLPIVLPDRILTDSVLTTMRKDKKFEQGKPRFVLTHRLGSAYLSDEVDLQDARSAIEFLRKLQPN from the coding sequence ATGTTAAAAATACCTATTTCTTGCTCGCATGCCTCCTATGACGTCCTTGTCGGTGGCGGGCTACTCACCCACAGTGGAGATCTCGTCGCCAAGATACTGGCCCCTAGTAGGTGTGCAGTCGTAACTGATTCTAATGTAGCAAGACATTACTTGCAGCCAGTACTTGCCTCCCTAAAAAATGTAGGATTTAAACCCATAACACTGGTGGTTCCCTCTGGAGAGCGATCTAAATCTTTCCGCCAGGTATACAACCTGTGTCATAGTATGGTCGTAGCTGGCTTAGACCGAAAATCTGTTTTGTTTTCCCTTGGAGGCGGTGTTATCGGGGATCTGTCGGGGTTCGCTGCGGCAATTTTTCAGCGCGGGATTCCGCTCGTGCAACTCCCGACGACTGTCACTGCCCAAGTGGATAGTTCGGTTGGTGGAAAAACTGGCGTTAATGTTGCGGCGGGAAAAAATTTGATTGGAGCCTTTCATCAGCCCCAATTGGTCATTGCGGATCCCCTTACACTAAACACATTGCCAAATCGGGAATATTGGGAGGGGTTTGCAGAAATAGTAAAACACGCCATCATCCAGGATATGGCGATGCTAAAAACCTTGTCCCCCGAGCGGCCAAAAGATCTGAGTGCTCTTATTGCCAGGAACATAACTGTCAAATCCGCTCTCATTGCCTCTGACGAAGGGGATAAAAGTGGACTACGTGCGCTTCTAAACTTCGGGCACACCATTGGACATGGAATTGAGACTGCTGCTGGTTATGGTTCACTCTTCCATGGAGAGGCCATTAGTCTTGGTATCATAGCTGCGCTTTGGCTTTCGAAACGTTTCTCAGGGCTCCTGCAATCTGATTTGGAATATATTGCGAGAATCCTACAGCGCCTTTCTCTTCCTATCGTACTCCCTGACAGGATTCTTACTGACTCCGTCCTAACCACTATGAGAAAGGACAAGAAGTTCGAGCAAGGGAAGCCACGCTTTGTGCTCACTCACCGCCTAGGGAGTGCCTATCTGAGCGACGAGGTTGACCTACAGGACGCCCGTTCTGCAATTGAATTCCTCAGAAAGCTCCAGCCGAACTAG
- the fabV gene encoding enoyl-ACP reductase FabV has protein sequence MFIKPRIRSFVCTTAHPDGCVAHVRQQMRYVMSKPLLPSAPQRVLVIGASSGYGLASRIVAAFGGRASTVGVFFEREGTKKKLASAGWYNSAAFEAAAIKEGLYAKSFNGDAFSEEMKKRVTSIIRRDLGQIDLIVYSVASPRRLDPARGKIYKSTLKPIGSSLVTKSICTDKKEIESVTLEAATWEEVFHTIKVMGGEDWKIWISSMADAGALSEGFRTVAYSYLGPGLTRAIYAQGTIGRAKIDLERTARELNKQFGDRTAFISINKAVVTQASSAIPAVPLYISILFKVMKERGIHEGCIEQMYRLFRDHLCSPRGPRLDTEGRIRLDDLEMREDIQTEVTKIWRAITTDTIDKLSDFKGYQKEFYHLFGFGFPEVDYSKEINPVHYLPDPT, from the coding sequence ATGTTCATCAAGCCGAGAATCCGTAGTTTTGTTTGTACGACAGCTCACCCTGACGGATGTGTTGCCCATGTCCGGCAACAGATGCGCTATGTAATGTCTAAGCCCTTACTGCCTAGTGCTCCCCAGCGCGTACTCGTGATAGGTGCCTCGTCTGGCTATGGACTTGCTTCACGGATTGTGGCAGCGTTTGGTGGCCGTGCATCGACAGTAGGTGTCTTCTTTGAGAGGGAAGGTACTAAAAAAAAACTTGCTTCAGCAGGTTGGTACAACTCCGCTGCTTTTGAAGCAGCTGCAATCAAGGAGGGACTTTACGCGAAAAGTTTTAATGGCGATGCCTTTTCTGAAGAGATGAAGAAAAGAGTGACTTCAATTATTCGGAGAGATTTAGGCCAAATAGACCTTATTGTGTATAGCGTAGCTTCTCCTCGTCGTCTGGATCCAGCAAGGGGAAAAATCTACAAATCCACCCTGAAACCGATAGGATCTTCCCTTGTCACCAAAAGCATCTGTACGGATAAGAAAGAAATCGAGTCAGTAACTCTCGAGGCTGCTACATGGGAGGAAGTTTTCCATACAATTAAGGTGATGGGTGGGGAGGATTGGAAGATATGGATTAGTTCTATGGCAGATGCTGGCGCATTATCGGAGGGGTTTAGAACAGTTGCCTATTCCTACTTGGGTCCAGGACTCACTCGGGCAATCTATGCACAGGGCACTATCGGACGTGCTAAAATAGACCTGGAACGGACGGCTAGAGAGCTAAACAAGCAGTTTGGTGATAGAACTGCTTTTATTTCAATCAACAAAGCAGTAGTAACCCAGGCAAGTTCCGCGATTCCTGCTGTTCCACTTTATATATCTATCCTCTTTAAAGTTATGAAAGAAAGGGGGATACACGAGGGGTGCATTGAGCAAATGTATCGCCTATTTAGGGATCATCTTTGCTCTCCGAGGGGTCCAAGACTGGATACAGAAGGTCGTATCCGTCTCGATGACTTGGAAATGCGGGAGGACATACAGACCGAAGTTACCAAGATTTGGAGGGCGATTACTACAGACACAATAGACAAACTCTCTGACTTTAAGGGATATCAGAAGGAATTCTATCACTTATTCGGATTTGGCTTTCCAGAGGTAGATTATAGTAAGGAAATTAACCCTGTCCACTACCTTCCAGATCCCACTTAG
- the sufT gene encoding putative Fe-S cluster assembly protein SufT, translating into MNSSQETQLLRDCDAIQIPSGNPLVLPQGTSVIITQMLGGTFTVATNAGLVRIEERDADALGWEKANLETEMVEGGPTEEAVWNQLRTVFDPEIPVNIVDLGLVYDCQVISKGAEKIQVLVKMTLTAPGCGMGPAIAADAKTKILAINGVEDAEVELVWDPPWNQGMISEAGRMKLGLV; encoded by the coding sequence ATGAACAGTTCTCAAGAAACCCAGCTTTTACGCGACTGTGACGCCATTCAAATCCCGAGCGGCAATCCGTTGGTTCTTCCACAGGGTACCTCTGTCATTATTACTCAAATGTTAGGAGGAACCTTTACCGTAGCTACCAATGCGGGACTTGTTCGTATTGAGGAAAGGGACGCTGATGCTCTCGGCTGGGAGAAAGCAAATTTAGAGACAGAGATGGTAGAAGGTGGTCCTACTGAAGAGGCAGTCTGGAATCAGCTGAGGACAGTCTTTGACCCCGAGATTCCCGTTAACATTGTAGACCTTGGTTTGGTCTACGACTGCCAAGTTATTTCCAAGGGGGCGGAGAAGATTCAAGTTCTTGTTAAGATGACGCTGACTGCTCCAGGTTGTGGTATGGGTCCTGCCATTGCTGCAGATGCCAAAACCAAGATTCTTGCCATTAACGGGGTGGAAGACGCCGAAGTAGAATTGGTTTGGGATCCTCCCTGGAATCAGGGGATGATTAGTGAAGCTGGCCGCATGAAACTAGGATTAGTGTAG
- a CDS encoding small basic protein: MSQHPSLKSKNTIKAKRSVLKRFERVDLLKKRGQFLPNQKVTGLPKTKPDF, from the coding sequence ATGAGTCAACATCCCAGCCTGAAAAGCAAAAACACCATTAAGGCAAAACGCAGTGTTCTCAAGCGATTTGAGCGCGTGGATCTCTTAAAAAAGCGCGGCCAATTTCTGCCTAACCAGAAGGTAACTGGACTCCCAAAAACAAAGCCAGATTTCTGA
- the rph gene encoding ribonuclease PH, with amino-acid sequence MTRKRSAGSLREIKFQIDVAPYAVSSVLVSFGNTQVICATTVEHGVPKWIKEQGIVGGWITAEYSMLPYSTTMRKPRDSIRGRQDGRGVEIQRLIGRALRAAVNREILGSRTLWVDCDVLQADGGTRAAAITGSWVAVYIAIRRLFREESPDTSPTSCKVAAVSLGIVDGKALLDLDYEEDKRAEVDLNLVMTDTFDIVDLQASGEKSVLGTVQLDLLLKMGRRGIQKILELQQEALIHAGYG; translated from the coding sequence ATGACCAGAAAAAGATCAGCTGGTTCCCTACGGGAAATTAAGTTTCAGATTGATGTTGCTCCCTATGCAGTTAGCTCAGTGCTAGTCTCCTTCGGTAATACGCAGGTGATTTGTGCAACCACTGTAGAGCATGGGGTACCAAAGTGGATAAAAGAACAGGGTATCGTCGGTGGATGGATCACTGCCGAATACTCCATGCTTCCCTATTCAACAACCATGCGTAAGCCGCGTGACTCTATCCGTGGCAGGCAAGATGGACGAGGAGTTGAAATCCAAAGGCTCATTGGGCGTGCTCTACGGGCTGCTGTTAACAGGGAGATTCTTGGGTCGCGAACTCTCTGGGTCGATTGTGATGTACTCCAGGCTGATGGCGGTACCCGTGCCGCGGCAATTACTGGTAGCTGGGTAGCAGTTTATATCGCTATTCGAAGGCTATTTCGCGAAGAGTCACCAGACACTTCTCCTACATCCTGCAAGGTAGCCGCTGTTAGTCTAGGTATTGTAGATGGGAAAGCCTTATTAGATTTGGACTATGAAGAGGATAAGAGGGCTGAAGTAGATCTTAATCTGGTCATGACGGATACCTTTGATATCGTAGATCTGCAAGCTTCTGGGGAGAAATCTGTTCTTGGCACAGTGCAGCTGGATCTCCTCTTGAAGATGGGCAGGCGTGGCATCCAGAAAATTCTGGAGCTTCAACAAGAAGCCCTAATTCACGCAGGATATGGATAA
- the rpmB gene encoding 50S ribosomal protein L28: protein MARRCSVTGVKPIHGTRVHRRGLAKKRGGIGMHVTAVTHREFFPNLRCRRVWVPQLGRFVRVRRMTANALKTMAKNGAFRTLQLAGIL, encoded by the coding sequence ATGGCTAGGAGATGTAGTGTTACAGGAGTCAAGCCTATACATGGAACTAGGGTTCATCGGCGTGGTCTCGCCAAGAAGAGAGGAGGCATCGGGATGCATGTTACTGCAGTAACTCACAGAGAGTTTTTTCCCAATCTGCGTTGCAGGCGAGTTTGGGTCCCACAGCTGGGGAGGTTCGTCCGTGTAAGGCGGATGACGGCCAATGCGCTAAAGACCATGGCTAAGAATGGTGCTTTTAGGACCTTGCAGTTGGCTGGGATTCTTTAA